One part of the Musa acuminata AAA Group cultivar baxijiao chromosome BXJ1-5, Cavendish_Baxijiao_AAA, whole genome shotgun sequence genome encodes these proteins:
- the LOC135673801 gene encoding RING-H2 finger protein ATL74-like, which yields MSSPVQNRTATTLSPPPLPPPPPPPNNWGPYSGAKDFDANMASILVVLVCAAALSFALHAAFRLLRRRCLPRSAAQADKPGTATAAPQQLLPGPVVFSVRATAVAGAPECAICLAELVEGDRVHVLPACNHGFHAQCVETWFVGRSSCPTCRTECRPPPPPEP from the coding sequence ATGTCTTCTCCGGTGCAGAATCGCACCGCCAccactctttctcctcctcctctccccccaCCACCTCCGCCGCCTAACAATTGGGGGCCGTACTCTGGCGCCAAGGACTTCGACGCCAACATGGCTAGCATCCTCGTCGTGCTCGTGTGCGCCGCGGCGCTCTCCTTTGCCCTCCACGCCGCCTTCCGCCTCCTGCGCCGCCGCTGCCTCCCCCGGTCTGCGGCCCAAGCGGACAAGCCCGGGACGGCAACGGCCGCACCGCAGCAGCTCCTCCCGGGGCCCGTGGTGTTCTCCGTGAGGGCGACTGCGGTGGCGGGCGCGCCGGAGTGCGCCATCTGCCTTGCGGAGCTGGTGGAGGGCGACCGCGTCCACGTTCTGCCGGCCTGCAACCACGGGTTCCACGCGCAGTGCGTCGAGACGTGGTTCGTCGGCCGCTCCTCCTGCCCCACCTGCCGGACCgagtgccgtccgccgccgccgccggaacCGTGA